From the genome of Streptomyces sp. NBC_01317, one region includes:
- a CDS encoding amino acid permease yields the protein MTSAQVDQGQDDGGGAAPPTDEDHIGEEGYERGLGSRQVQMIAIGGAIGVGLFMGAGANIAKAGPSIILMYALAGVVIFFIMRALGELLLYRPVSGSFAEYAREFLGPFSGFATGWTYWLMWVVTGMAELTAAAIYIHFWFPAIPQWVSALVFLVVLFGVNLISVKIFGEVEFWFSMIKVTAIIGMIVIGLGVLTLGFSEAGDTARASNLWAHDGVFPNGIGSSLMTLQGVMFAYLAVELVGVTAGESENPEKTLPKAINTLPWRIIVFYVGALSVILAVVRWTEFSAGTSPFVYAFEKMGIPLAAGIVNFVVLTAALSSCNSGMYSTGRMLRGLAANSEAPKAFGRLNSRRTPALGITVSVALMGIGVILNYIVPEKAFGYVTSVATAAGVWTWLMILVSHIRYRRAVDAGRLPASPFPAPGGAVFSWVAVAFLALVTCLIAYDKDARVSLYVGAVWAVGLAVGWRLLRRRTAGSTESDAPEYASATE from the coding sequence ATGACCTCTGCGCAGGTCGACCAGGGGCAGGACGACGGCGGCGGAGCGGCTCCCCCTACCGATGAGGACCACATCGGCGAAGAGGGCTACGAGCGCGGACTGGGCAGCCGGCAGGTCCAGATGATCGCGATCGGCGGCGCCATCGGCGTCGGCCTCTTCATGGGCGCCGGAGCGAACATCGCCAAGGCGGGACCCAGCATCATCCTCATGTACGCCCTCGCCGGCGTCGTGATCTTCTTCATCATGCGGGCCCTCGGCGAACTGCTGCTCTACCGCCCCGTGTCGGGCTCCTTCGCGGAGTACGCCCGGGAGTTCCTCGGCCCGTTCTCCGGGTTCGCGACGGGGTGGACGTACTGGCTGATGTGGGTGGTCACCGGCATGGCCGAGCTGACCGCCGCCGCCATCTACATCCACTTCTGGTTTCCCGCGATCCCGCAGTGGGTCAGCGCGCTGGTGTTCCTCGTGGTCCTCTTCGGGGTGAACCTGATCTCGGTGAAGATCTTCGGCGAGGTCGAGTTCTGGTTCTCGATGATCAAGGTCACCGCCATCATCGGCATGATCGTGATCGGCCTCGGCGTCCTCACCCTCGGCTTCTCCGAGGCCGGTGACACCGCGCGGGCCTCCAACCTCTGGGCGCACGACGGCGTCTTCCCGAACGGCATCGGCTCCAGCCTGATGACCCTCCAGGGCGTGATGTTCGCCTACCTCGCCGTCGAACTCGTCGGCGTCACCGCGGGCGAGTCCGAGAACCCCGAGAAGACCCTCCCCAAGGCGATCAACACCCTGCCCTGGCGCATCATCGTGTTCTACGTCGGCGCGCTCTCCGTCATTCTCGCCGTCGTCAGATGGACCGAGTTCTCCGCCGGCACCAGCCCGTTCGTGTACGCCTTCGAGAAGATGGGCATCCCGCTCGCCGCGGGCATCGTCAACTTCGTGGTGCTCACCGCCGCGCTGTCCTCCTGCAACTCCGGCATGTACTCCACCGGCCGGATGCTGCGTGGCCTCGCCGCCAACAGCGAGGCGCCCAAGGCGTTCGGCAGGCTCAACTCCCGCAGGACGCCGGCGCTCGGCATCACCGTCTCCGTCGCCCTGATGGGCATCGGCGTGATCCTCAACTACATCGTCCCGGAGAAGGCGTTCGGATACGTCACGTCCGTGGCGACCGCTGCCGGCGTCTGGACCTGGCTGATGATCCTGGTCAGCCATATCCGCTACCGCCGCGCCGTCGACGCGGGCCGCCTGCCGGCCTCCCCGTTCCCGGCCCCCGGCGGGGCGGTGTTCAGCTGGGTCGCGGTCGCCTTCCTGGCGCTCGTCACCTGCCTGATCGCGTACGACAAGGACGCGCGGGTCTCCCTGTACGTCGGCGCGGTCTGGGCGGTCGGCCTCGCGGTGGGCTGGCGGCTCCTCCGGCGCCGTACGGCCGGGAGCACCGAGAGCGACGCGCCCGAGTACGCCTCCGCGACGGAGTAA
- the clpS gene encoding ATP-dependent Clp protease adapter ClpS yields MSVAPTEIERPESAEETFVVPEPDVPWLTIVHNDPVNLMSYVAYVFQTYFGYSKDKAHKLMLDVHHKGRAVVSSGSREEMERDVQAMHGYGLWATLTQDRD; encoded by the coding sequence GTGAGTGTCGCTCCGACAGAGATCGAACGCCCCGAATCGGCCGAGGAGACGTTCGTCGTCCCCGAACCCGACGTGCCCTGGCTGACGATCGTGCACAACGACCCGGTCAACCTCATGAGTTATGTGGCGTACGTCTTCCAGACGTATTTCGGCTACTCCAAGGACAAGGCACACAAACTGATGCTCGACGTGCACCACAAGGGCCGCGCGGTCGTCTCCAGCGGCAGCCGCGAGGAGATGGAACGCGACGTGCAGGCGATGCACGGATACGGCCTCTGGGCGACCCTGACCCAGGACCGCGACTGA
- a CDS encoding nicotinamidase, with product MHRALIVVDVQNDFCEGGSLAVEGGADVAAAITDLIGEATAVYRHVVATRDRHIDPGTHFAAAPAVPDYETTWPAHCVAGTEGVGFHPNFAPAVASGAIDAVFDKGAYTGAYSGFEGADENGTGLADWLRERGVSEVDVVGIATDHCVRATALDAVREGFVTHVLLDLTAGVARETTERALEEMRTAGITLTGKPIVA from the coding sequence ATGCACCGCGCCTTGATCGTCGTCGACGTTCAGAACGACTTCTGCGAGGGCGGGAGCCTCGCGGTGGAGGGGGGCGCCGATGTGGCCGCCGCCATCACCGACCTCATCGGCGAGGCGACCGCCGTGTACCGCCACGTGGTGGCGACCCGCGACCGCCACATCGACCCGGGCACCCACTTCGCCGCGGCTCCGGCCGTCCCGGACTACGAGACGACCTGGCCCGCGCACTGCGTGGCCGGTACGGAGGGCGTGGGCTTCCACCCGAACTTCGCCCCGGCGGTGGCGTCCGGCGCGATCGACGCGGTCTTCGACAAGGGCGCGTACACGGGGGCGTACAGCGGCTTCGAGGGCGCGGACGAGAACGGCACCGGCCTGGCGGACTGGCTGCGCGAGCGCGGGGTGAGCGAGGTCGACGTGGTCGGCATCGCCACGGACCACTGCGTACGCGCGACGGCCCTGGACGCGGTACGTGAGGGATTCGTCACCCACGTACTCCTGGACCTGACGGCGGGCGTGGCCCGGGAGACGACGGAGCGGGCCCTGGAGGAGATGCGCACGGCGGGCATCACCCTCACAGGCAAACCGATAGTGGCCTGA
- a CDS encoding ABC transporter substrate-binding protein has protein sequence MPRRRRALIAVALSAALLPLAACGGGTDGTDTKDATGAKPAAGAPQGFPYTVTNCGVTTTYQAPPKRVVTMNQHATEVMLALGLQKSLVGTAYLDDKILPAYAKAYADVPVLAKEYPSKEKLLAADPDFVYGGYSSAFDAGDGRARDALKSSGVDTRLNLENCTRGKTTLDDVYQEVREVGRTFGVPDRAEKWIAHARTTVADTAEKLKAVEPLSVFVYDSGDKTAFTAGGKGIGNELITRAGGRNVFADLDKSFGDATWEQVVARKPQTVVIYDYGSTTVAQKEKRLLDDPVLQDVPAIKNKRFAVMPLSEVVLGVRAPGALAELAAQLHPETVK, from the coding sequence ATTCCCCGGCGCCGCCGCGCGCTCATAGCCGTCGCCCTGTCCGCCGCCCTCCTCCCGCTCGCCGCCTGCGGAGGCGGTACGGACGGCACGGACACGAAGGACGCGACCGGCGCGAAGCCCGCCGCCGGCGCCCCCCAGGGCTTCCCGTACACCGTCACCAACTGCGGGGTGACCACCACCTACCAGGCCCCGCCGAAGCGGGTGGTCACCATGAACCAGCACGCCACCGAGGTCATGCTGGCCCTCGGCCTCCAGAAGTCCCTGGTCGGCACCGCCTACCTGGACGACAAGATCCTCCCCGCCTATGCCAAGGCCTACGCGGACGTCCCGGTCCTCGCCAAGGAGTACCCCTCCAAGGAGAAACTCCTCGCCGCCGACCCCGACTTCGTCTACGGCGGCTACTCCAGCGCCTTCGACGCCGGGGACGGCCGCGCCCGCGACGCGCTCAAGAGCTCCGGCGTCGACACCCGGCTCAACCTGGAGAACTGCACCCGGGGCAAGACCACCCTGGACGACGTCTACCAGGAAGTACGGGAGGTCGGCCGCACCTTCGGCGTCCCCGACCGCGCCGAGAAGTGGATCGCCCACGCCCGCACCACCGTCGCCGACACCGCCGAGAAGCTCAAGGCCGTCGAGCCGCTCTCCGTCTTCGTCTACGACAGCGGCGACAAGACCGCCTTCACCGCCGGCGGCAAGGGCATCGGCAACGAACTGATCACCCGCGCCGGCGGCCGCAACGTCTTCGCCGACCTCGACAAGTCCTTCGGCGACGCCACCTGGGAACAGGTCGTCGCCCGCAAGCCCCAGACCGTCGTCATCTACGACTACGGCTCCACCACCGTCGCCCAGAAGGAGAAGCGCCTCCTGGACGACCCCGTCCTCCAGGACGTCCCGGCGATCAAGAACAAACGATTCGCCGTCATGCCCCTCTCCGAGGTCGTCCTCGGCGTCCGCGCCCCCGGCGCCCTCGCGGAACTCGCCGCGCAACTCCACCCCGAGACCGTGAAGTAA
- a CDS encoding M67 family metallopeptidase yields MLTISQALHDQIVAHARRDHPDEACGVVAGPAGSGRPERFIPMLNAARSPTFYEFDSADLLKLYRDMDDRDEDPVIVYHSHTATEAYPSRTDITYANEPGAHYVLVSTADSDGLGPFQFRSYRIVDGQVTEEDVEVVADGP; encoded by the coding sequence ATGCTCACCATCAGCCAGGCCCTGCACGACCAGATCGTCGCGCACGCCCGACGCGACCACCCCGACGAGGCCTGCGGCGTGGTCGCGGGCCCGGCCGGCAGCGGACGCCCCGAGCGCTTCATCCCCATGCTCAACGCCGCGCGCTCGCCCACGTTCTACGAGTTCGACTCGGCCGACCTGCTCAAGCTCTACCGGGACATGGACGACCGCGACGAGGACCCGGTGATCGTCTACCACTCCCACACGGCGACGGAGGCCTACCCGTCCCGTACCGACATCACGTACGCGAACGAGCCCGGGGCCCACTACGTGCTGGTCTCCACCGCCGACAGCGACGGCCTCGGCCCGTTCCAGTTCCGCTCGTACCGCATCGTCGACGGCCAGGTCACGGAGGAGGACGTCGAGGTCGTCGCGGACGGCCCCTAG
- a CDS encoding nicotinate phosphoribosyltransferase: MNTADLGLPVDVPSTALFTDQYELTMLRAALRAGTADRRSVFEVFTRRLPEGRRYGVVAGTGRVLDAVENFRFDADVLRFLREREIVDEETLSWLASYRFGGDIWGYPEGETYFPGSPILRVEGSFAECVLLETVILSILNHDSAIAAAASRMSAAAGGRPLIEMGARRTHELAAVAAARAAYVGGFDTTSDLAAGFRYGIPTVGTSAHAFTLLHDTERDAFRAQVDALGRGTTLLVDTYDVAEAVRTAVEVAGPELGAVRIDSGDLLLVAHRVRQQLDELGAVNTRIVVTSDLDEYAIASLAAAPVDAYGVGTQLVTGSGHPTCSMVYKIVARAESADPAAPLVPVAKKSLGGKTSIGGRKWAARRRDAEGRAEAEVLGTGAVPPELLDSQLLVQLVKGGRVVAREPLDAARDRHIAARAGLPMSAIQLSRGEPVIPTVYL; encoded by the coding sequence ATGAACACTGCGGACCTTGGGCTGCCGGTGGACGTGCCGTCGACCGCGCTCTTCACCGACCAGTACGAGCTGACCATGCTCCGAGCCGCCCTCCGGGCCGGTACGGCCGACCGCCGCTCGGTCTTCGAGGTCTTCACCCGGCGGCTGCCCGAGGGACGCCGTTACGGGGTCGTCGCGGGCACCGGGCGCGTCCTGGACGCCGTGGAGAACTTCCGCTTCGACGCGGACGTGCTGCGCTTCCTGCGGGAGCGGGAGATCGTGGACGAGGAGACGCTGTCCTGGCTGGCCTCGTACCGCTTCGGCGGGGACATCTGGGGTTACCCGGAGGGCGAGACGTACTTCCCGGGATCGCCGATCCTGCGGGTGGAGGGCTCCTTCGCCGAGTGCGTGCTGCTGGAGACCGTGATCCTGTCGATCCTCAACCACGACTCGGCGATCGCCGCGGCGGCCTCCCGGATGTCGGCGGCGGCCGGGGGGCGGCCGCTGATCGAGATGGGCGCGCGGCGCACGCACGAGCTGGCGGCGGTGGCGGCGGCGCGCGCCGCGTACGTCGGCGGGTTCGACACGACGTCGGACCTCGCGGCCGGCTTCCGGTACGGCATCCCGACCGTGGGGACGAGCGCGCACGCCTTCACGCTGCTGCACGACACCGAGCGCGACGCGTTCCGGGCGCAGGTCGACGCGCTCGGGCGGGGCACCACGCTGCTGGTGGACACGTACGACGTGGCCGAGGCCGTGCGTACGGCGGTGGAGGTGGCCGGGCCCGAACTGGGCGCCGTCCGCATCGACTCGGGCGACCTGCTGCTGGTCGCGCACCGGGTACGGCAGCAGCTGGACGAGCTGGGCGCGGTGAACACCCGGATCGTGGTCACCTCGGACCTGGACGAGTACGCGATCGCCTCGCTGGCGGCGGCCCCGGTGGACGCGTACGGCGTCGGCACCCAGCTGGTCACCGGCAGCGGGCACCCCACGTGCTCGATGGTCTACAAGATCGTGGCGCGCGCGGAGTCCGCGGACCCGGCGGCGCCGCTCGTACCGGTCGCGAAGAAGTCGCTGGGCGGGAAGACGTCCATCGGCGGCCGCAAGTGGGCCGCGCGGCGGCGGGACGCGGAGGGCCGCGCCGAGGCCGAGGTGCTCGGCACCGGGGCCGTACCGCCCGAGCTGCTCGACAGCCAGCTGCTGGTGCAGCTGGTCAAGGGCGGCCGGGTGGTGGCCCGCGAGCCGCTGGACGCGGCACGGGACCGGCACATCGCGGCGCGGGCGGGGCTGCCGATGTCGGCGATCCAGCTCTCGCGCGGGGAGCCGGTGATTCCGACCGTGTACCTCTGA
- a CDS encoding DUF2017 domain-containing protein, protein MAGHFEATPGGGAAVALDEVEISILRSLAMQLLELIGPGDEPAQGEDPLASLFAVGPSEPPEDPALARLFPDAYGDDDDELKEFSSEFRRFTENDLRDRKRADGIAVVRSLDALGPTGEGGAVLKLSGEECLHWLGALNDLRLTIGTRLEVTDEDEGAELYRLPDTDPRKPMVMAYLWLGALQESLIETLSA, encoded by the coding sequence ATGGCCGGGCACTTCGAGGCCACCCCGGGCGGCGGCGCGGCCGTCGCGCTCGACGAGGTGGAGATCTCGATCCTGCGCTCCCTGGCCATGCAGCTGCTGGAGCTGATCGGCCCCGGCGACGAGCCCGCCCAGGGAGAGGACCCGCTCGCCTCGCTCTTCGCGGTCGGCCCCAGCGAACCGCCCGAGGACCCCGCGCTGGCCCGGCTCTTCCCGGACGCGTACGGCGATGACGACGACGAACTGAAGGAGTTCTCCTCGGAGTTCCGGCGCTTCACGGAGAACGACCTGCGGGACCGCAAGCGCGCCGACGGCATCGCCGTCGTCCGCTCGCTCGACGCGCTGGGCCCCACGGGCGAGGGCGGCGCCGTCCTCAAGCTGAGCGGTGAGGAGTGCCTCCACTGGCTGGGCGCCCTCAACGACCTCCGGCTGACCATAGGCACCCGCCTGGAGGTCACCGACGAGGACGAGGGCGCCGAGCTGTACCGGCTGCCCGACACCGATCCGCGCAAGCCGATGGTGATGGCGTACCTCTGGCTCGGCGCGCTCCAGGAGAGCCTCATCGAGACGCTGTCGGCCTGA